From Solwaraspora sp. WMMD1047, the proteins below share one genomic window:
- a CDS encoding ATP-binding protein, translating to MKICFVGKGGSGKTTLAALFARQLAASPPAAVLAIDADINQHLAAALGADEHEAVLLPALGDHLVEIKEYLRGENPRISSAATMVKTTPPGRGSRLLTVTDRNPLYDALVREIGGVRLAVTGPFATEDLGVACYHSKVGAVELLLNHLVDGPGEYVVVDMTAGADSFASGLFTRFDLTFLVCEPTLRSVGVYRQYVGYARDHDVRVRVVGNKVDDESDVAFLREHVGADLLGWIGRSGYVKDAERGTPRPLDTLEPANRRTLELMRATVDGCAKDWPAYTRQAVEFHLRNARAWANDRVGEDLADQIDPEFVLGPDAIGATVRS from the coding sequence GTGAAGATCTGCTTTGTCGGCAAGGGCGGCAGCGGCAAGACCACGCTCGCCGCGCTCTTCGCCCGGCAGCTCGCCGCGTCACCGCCGGCCGCCGTGCTGGCCATCGACGCCGACATCAACCAGCACCTGGCCGCCGCCCTCGGCGCGGACGAGCACGAGGCCGTCCTGCTGCCCGCCCTCGGCGACCACCTGGTCGAGATCAAGGAGTACCTGCGCGGCGAGAACCCGCGGATCTCGTCGGCCGCCACGATGGTCAAGACCACCCCGCCCGGCCGCGGCTCCCGACTGCTCACCGTCACCGACCGCAACCCGCTCTACGACGCGCTGGTCCGCGAGATCGGCGGGGTGCGGCTCGCGGTGACCGGCCCGTTCGCCACCGAGGACCTCGGGGTGGCCTGCTACCACTCCAAGGTGGGCGCGGTGGAGCTGCTGCTCAACCACCTCGTCGACGGCCCCGGCGAGTACGTCGTGGTGGACATGACCGCCGGCGCCGACTCGTTCGCCTCCGGGCTGTTCACCCGCTTCGACCTGACCTTCCTGGTCTGCGAGCCGACCCTGCGCAGCGTCGGCGTCTACCGCCAGTACGTCGGCTACGCCCGCGACCACGACGTGCGGGTGCGGGTGGTCGGCAACAAGGTCGACGACGAGTCGGACGTGGCGTTCCTGCGCGAGCACGTCGGCGCCGACCTGCTCGGCTGGATCGGCCGGTCCGGCTACGTCAAGGACGCCGAACGCGGCACGCCCCGCCCGCTCGACACCCTGGAACCGGCGAACCGCCGGACGCTGGAGCTGATGCGGGCCACCGTCGACGGCTGCGCCAAGGACTGGCCCGCCTACACCCGGCAGGCCGTGGAGTTCCACCTGCGCAACGCGCGAGCGTGGGCCAACGACCGGGTCGGCGAGGACCTCGCCGACCAGATCGACCCGGAGTTCGTGCTCGGCCCCGACGCCATCGGGGCGACCGTGCGGAGCTGA
- a CDS encoding SCO5389 family protein, producing MSLDVPAALLERAEAGQVDDAEFVDCVRRSLPYAWAVVSEVAARAAATPAEFADHAVPPPSETERGQLLRALASDAIRGGLERHFGVKLAFQNCHRVAAFKLAAVGGQTYQRFISPLAQIRNQSPELRDC from the coding sequence ATGTCCCTCGACGTACCCGCCGCTCTGCTGGAGCGGGCCGAGGCAGGCCAGGTCGACGACGCCGAGTTCGTCGACTGCGTACGGCGGTCGTTGCCGTACGCCTGGGCGGTGGTCTCCGAGGTCGCCGCCCGCGCCGCGGCGACGCCGGCCGAGTTCGCCGACCACGCCGTGCCGCCGCCCAGCGAGACCGAGCGTGGGCAGCTGCTGCGCGCGCTGGCCAGCGACGCGATCCGGGGCGGCCTGGAGCGGCACTTCGGCGTGAAGCTGGCGTTCCAGAACTGCCACCGGGTGGCGGCGTTCAAGCTCGCCGCCGTGGGCGGCCAGACCTACCAGCGGTTCATCTCGCCGCTCGCCCAGATCCGCAACCAGTCACCGGAACTGCGCGACTGCTGA
- a CDS encoding lipoyl synthase — MTDPPRRPATPVAPEGRRLLRVEARNSETPIERKPPWIKVKAKMGPEYTQLRGLVAREGLHTVCQEAGCPNIYECWEDREATFLIGGDQCTRRCDFCQIDTGKPAEFDADEPRRVAESVVAMGLRYATVTGVARDDLPDGGAWLYAETVRQIHALTQRAGTGERVGELPGCGVELLIPDFNGDPGQLSEVFGSRPEVLAHNVETVPRIFKRIRPAFRYDRSLDVLTQARAAGLVTKSNLILGLGEERDEISQALRDLHAAGCELITITQYLRPSPRHHPVQRWVKPEEFVELAAEAEQIGFAGVLSGPLVRSSYRAGRLYEQAIEARGLATAGR; from the coding sequence CTGACCGACCCACCGCGCCGACCGGCCACCCCGGTCGCGCCCGAAGGGCGGCGGCTGCTGCGGGTCGAGGCCCGCAACTCCGAGACCCCGATCGAGCGGAAACCTCCGTGGATCAAGGTCAAGGCGAAGATGGGGCCGGAATACACCCAACTGCGCGGCCTGGTGGCCCGGGAGGGCCTGCACACGGTCTGCCAGGAGGCCGGCTGTCCCAACATCTACGAGTGTTGGGAGGACCGGGAGGCGACCTTCCTCATCGGCGGTGACCAGTGCACCCGCCGGTGCGACTTCTGCCAGATCGACACCGGCAAGCCGGCCGAGTTCGACGCCGACGAGCCGCGCCGGGTCGCCGAGTCGGTGGTGGCGATGGGGCTGCGGTACGCGACCGTGACCGGGGTGGCCCGCGACGACCTGCCCGACGGCGGCGCCTGGCTGTACGCCGAGACGGTCCGCCAGATCCACGCCCTCACCCAGCGGGCCGGGACCGGCGAGCGGGTCGGTGAGCTGCCCGGCTGCGGCGTCGAGCTGCTGATCCCGGACTTCAACGGCGACCCCGGCCAGCTCTCCGAGGTGTTCGGGTCGCGCCCGGAGGTGCTGGCCCACAACGTGGAGACCGTGCCCCGGATCTTCAAGCGGATCCGGCCGGCGTTCCGGTACGACCGCTCGCTCGACGTGCTGACCCAGGCCCGGGCCGCCGGGCTGGTCACCAAGTCCAACCTGATCCTCGGCCTCGGCGAGGAGCGCGACGAGATCAGCCAGGCGCTGCGCGACCTGCACGCCGCCGGCTGCGAGCTGATCACCATCACCCAGTACCTGCGCCCCTCCCCCCGGCATCACCCGGTGCAACGGTGGGTCAAGCCGGAGGAGTTCGTGGAGCTGGCCGCCGAGGCGGAACAGATCGGTTTCGCGGGTGTGCTCAGCGGTCCGCTGGTGCGGTCGTCGTACCGCGCTGGTCGGCTCTACGAGCAGGCCATCGAGGCTCGCGGGCTGGCTACCGCCGGCCGCTGA
- a CDS encoding DUF2079 domain-containing protein, with product MDLAAVAAAVLLAGWVTSGLWPDPAARAITVNSSDQALFEWLLAYGAHALTHGENPFFTHLLNVPDGVNLAVNTSITVYAVVFAPLTYLIGPPATFAVLLAGNLAGSAIAWYWLLSRVLLPGRTGAGVTPRGQVAALVAGFFIGFAPSLVSHANGHLNWSAGWLVPLLIWRVLKLREPGRWLRNGLILGVLVAVAFSIAAEGLFFTALACGVFLGTWAAAPAVRAEARAALPSLLRGLAVTAATAGALLAYPLWMHFLGPQRFHGTGFDPVIHAEDIAAYGAFPQRSLAGLAGLGTSLAPNPTEENSFLGLPLLALAVACFVLLWRAADPGHRATLRALGVSVAVFTVLSWGPRVKIFGEHTDLPLPYALLGHLPVFNAALPARLAMVVSPLLGILLAYAALLLLTDPPPRPRRLGWAAGYAAALLPLLPVPLLTVERAPVPAFITSGVWREHVSPGGVLTPLPLTLDVSPDGQRWQAYALADRQGEFAIPAGFFLGPGGPGGRGRIGPVPRPTDELLQQVARTGVVPPIGEAERAAAREDLRYWRVEAVVLPDRVHGAKFPIHVDALRQTATALLGPPTRVADVDLWRPPT from the coding sequence CTGGACCTGGCCGCCGTCGCCGCCGCGGTGCTCCTCGCCGGCTGGGTCACCAGCGGGCTGTGGCCGGACCCGGCGGCCCGCGCGATCACCGTCAACTCCAGCGACCAGGCCCTCTTCGAGTGGCTGCTGGCCTACGGGGCGCACGCGCTGACCCACGGCGAGAACCCGTTCTTCACCCACCTGCTCAACGTCCCGGACGGCGTCAACCTCGCCGTCAACACCTCGATCACCGTGTACGCCGTGGTCTTCGCGCCGCTGACCTATCTGATCGGGCCACCGGCCACCTTCGCGGTGCTGCTCGCCGGCAACCTGGCCGGCTCGGCGATCGCCTGGTACTGGCTGCTCTCCCGGGTCCTGCTGCCCGGCCGGACCGGCGCCGGCGTCACCCCGCGCGGACAGGTCGCCGCCCTGGTCGCCGGGTTCTTCATCGGGTTCGCGCCGAGCCTGGTCTCGCACGCCAACGGACACCTGAACTGGAGCGCCGGCTGGCTGGTGCCGCTGCTGATCTGGCGGGTGCTGAAGCTGCGCGAACCGGGCCGCTGGCTGCGCAACGGGCTGATCCTCGGCGTCCTGGTCGCGGTCGCCTTCTCGATCGCCGCCGAGGGCCTCTTCTTCACCGCGCTGGCCTGCGGCGTCTTCCTCGGCACCTGGGCCGCCGCCCCGGCGGTCCGGGCCGAGGCGCGGGCCGCGCTGCCCAGCCTGCTGCGCGGTCTCGCCGTCACCGCGGCCACCGCGGGCGCGCTGCTGGCGTACCCGCTCTGGATGCACTTCCTCGGCCCGCAGCGGTTCCACGGCACCGGCTTCGACCCGGTCATCCACGCCGAGGACATCGCCGCGTACGGGGCCTTCCCGCAGCGGTCGCTCGCCGGGCTGGCCGGGCTGGGCACCTCGCTGGCGCCGAACCCGACCGAGGAGAACTCCTTCCTCGGGCTGCCCCTGCTGGCACTCGCGGTGGCCTGCTTCGTGCTGCTGTGGCGGGCCGCCGACCCCGGCCACCGGGCCACCCTGCGGGCGCTGGGCGTCAGCGTCGCCGTCTTCACGGTGCTCTCCTGGGGGCCCCGGGTGAAGATCTTCGGCGAGCACACCGACCTGCCGCTGCCGTACGCGCTCCTGGGGCACCTGCCGGTCTTCAACGCCGCCCTGCCGGCCCGGCTGGCGATGGTGGTCTCCCCCCTGCTCGGCATCCTGCTGGCGTACGCGGCGCTGCTGCTGCTCACCGACCCGCCGCCCCGGCCGCGGCGGCTCGGCTGGGCGGCCGGCTACGCGGCGGCGCTGCTGCCGCTGCTGCCGGTGCCGCTGCTGACCGTCGAGCGGGCGCCGGTGCCGGCGTTCATCACCTCGGGGGTGTGGCGGGAGCACGTCTCGCCCGGCGGCGTGCTCACCCCGCTGCCGCTGACCCTGGACGTCTCCCCGGACGGGCAGCGCTGGCAGGCGTACGCGCTGGCCGACCGGCAGGGCGAGTTCGCGATCCCAGCCGGCTTCTTCCTCGGCCCCGGCGGCCCCGGCGGCCGGGGCCGGATCGGCCCGGTCCCCCGCCCCACCGACGAGTTGCTGCAGCAGGTGGCCCGCACCGGCGTGGTACCGCCGATCGGCGAGGCGGAACGGGCCGCCGCCCGTGAGGACCTGCGCTACTGGCGGGTGGAGGCGGTGGTCCTGCCGGACCGGGTGCACGGCGCCAAGTTCCCGATCCACGTCGACGCCCTCCGCCAGACCGCCACCGCCCTACTCGGCCCGCCCACCCGCGTCGCCGACGTCGACCTCTGGCGCCCACCCACCTGA
- a CDS encoding TIGR01777 family oxidoreductase: MRILIAGSSGFLGTRLSGHLSAAGHEIVRLVRRPPRSADEVRWDPAAGQLDPTALSGVTAVINLSGAGVGDRRWTEAYKNLLRTSRVDSTGTLAATIAGRPADDRPRVLLNASAIGWYGDTGDHPVTEEAPAGDGFLADMCRVWEAATGPAESAGVRVVRLRTGYALHRDGGFLKPQLLPFRLGIAGRMGSGRQWLPWISLADWLAAVTFLLDRDDVAGPVNVVGPAPVTNAEFTRALAAALHRPAVLPIPGPALRIAVGGLAADILTSARVLPGVLSREDFAYRHPDLPSALQAALHD, translated from the coding sequence ATGCGGATCCTCATCGCCGGCTCGTCCGGCTTCCTGGGCACCCGGCTCTCCGGCCACCTCAGCGCGGCCGGCCACGAGATCGTCCGGCTGGTCCGGCGCCCACCGCGATCGGCGGACGAGGTCCGGTGGGACCCGGCCGCCGGCCAACTCGACCCCACGGCGTTGTCCGGTGTGACCGCGGTGATCAACCTGTCCGGCGCCGGGGTCGGCGACCGGCGGTGGACCGAGGCGTACAAGAACCTGCTGCGCACCAGTCGGGTGGACAGCACCGGCACGTTGGCCGCCACGATCGCCGGCCGGCCCGCCGACGACCGTCCCCGGGTGCTGCTCAACGCCTCCGCGATCGGCTGGTACGGCGACACCGGCGACCATCCGGTCACCGAGGAGGCCCCGGCGGGCGACGGGTTCCTGGCGGACATGTGCCGGGTGTGGGAGGCTGCCACCGGCCCGGCCGAGAGCGCCGGCGTGCGGGTGGTCCGGCTGCGCACCGGGTACGCCCTGCACCGTGACGGCGGTTTCCTCAAGCCGCAGCTGTTGCCGTTCCGGCTCGGCATCGCCGGCCGGATGGGCAGCGGCCGGCAGTGGCTGCCGTGGATCTCGCTCGCCGACTGGCTGGCCGCCGTCACGTTCCTGCTCGACCGCGACGACGTCGCCGGCCCGGTGAACGTGGTCGGCCCGGCGCCGGTCACCAACGCCGAGTTCACCCGGGCGCTCGCCGCCGCCCTGCACCGGCCCGCGGTGCTCCCGATTCCCGGGCCGGCGCTGCGGATCGCGGTCGGCGGGCTGGCCGCCGACATCCTGACCAGCGCCCGGGTCCTGCCGGGCGTGCTGTCCCGGGAGGATTTCGCCTACCGGCACCCGGACCTGCCGTCGGCCCTGCAGGCCGCCCTGCACGACTGA
- the lipB gene encoding lipoyl(octanoyl) transferase LipB, which produces MGGLRGVRAGLVDYRVAWDEQRRLHAAVLAGEEPDSVLLLEHPNVYTAGKRTEPWDRPTDGTPVIDVDRGGRITWHGPGQLVGYPIIRLPLPADGQPPDVVAFVRRTEQLLIDVCAELGLATTRITGDNRSGVWVPADERGPDRKVGAIGIRVARGVTQHGFAINCDPDLTAYDRIVPCGLRDAGVTSLTAELGRRVTVAEVLPIVERHLGTLLG; this is translated from the coding sequence GTGGGTGGGCTGCGGGGGGTTCGGGCGGGCCTGGTCGACTACCGGGTGGCCTGGGACGAGCAGCGGCGGCTGCACGCGGCGGTGCTCGCCGGCGAGGAACCGGACAGCGTGCTGCTGCTGGAGCATCCGAATGTCTACACCGCCGGCAAGCGGACCGAGCCGTGGGACCGGCCCACCGATGGCACTCCGGTCATCGACGTGGACCGGGGCGGCCGGATCACCTGGCACGGGCCGGGGCAGCTGGTCGGCTACCCGATCATCCGGCTCCCGCTGCCGGCGGACGGCCAACCGCCCGACGTGGTGGCCTTCGTCCGGCGCACCGAGCAGCTCCTCATCGACGTCTGCGCCGAGCTGGGGCTGGCCACCACCCGGATCACCGGTGACAACCGCAGCGGGGTGTGGGTGCCCGCCGACGAGCGGGGGCCGGACCGCAAGGTGGGCGCGATCGGCATCCGGGTCGCCCGGGGCGTGACGCAGCACGGTTTCGCGATCAACTGCGACCCCGACCTGACCGCGTACGACCGGATCGTCCCGTGCGGGCTGCGCGACGCCGGGGTGACCTCGCTCACCGCGGAGCTGGGCCGGCGGGTCACCGTCGCCGAGGTGCTGCCGATCGTGGAGCGGCACCTGGGCACCCTGCTGGGGTGA